AGCGTCTATATTACCCTTGAGTTGTGAAAGGATCTGTGAAGAAATCTGAGCTTGAAGATCTGATACAGTTTTTTCAACAGCTGAGACCTTTGCAGAAAGTTGGTTGTACATGGTCATCATTTTGTTCTCCGATGCGGCAATCATTGTCGGCATATCCTTTTTTACCTGGGCGATGTCCACAATCGTTGATTTTAAGTTTGAAATCTCTGCAAGTACTGTTTGCAAGGTTTGATCACTTGCGGAGATTTGCTCGCTGTTCCTTTGAACTCTTGTCAAAGTTGTGCTGATCAAATCTTCAACTGTAGAAAGTCTTTTGATCACGTTCTGTAAATCACCTGAAGCCATACCCTTCTCAATTTGCTGAGTCAGATAATCCATGAGTTTTTTCATTGCGACTGCAACTTGGTAGCGCGTCATTGGGTTGTTACCTTGAAAAGTACCATCAGGCATTCCTGAAACTATCCCCAATTTAGAAAGTGTCGTCACGGCTTCATAAGCCCAGTGATTGACTGGAACATCTGAAAAACTCTGCGCATAAACAAAGGCAGCAACAGTTAATACAACTACCAGAAGAACTTTCTTCATGAATTCCACCTCCATCTGACGTTTTCTTTTACTATATTACCATAGCAACTAATCATTAGACATTCAAGAATGTGCAGTTGTTTAAAAAACGAAGATGTGATATAATGTAGACAAATACAGTCTGAATTTGGAGGTTTTCTATGGCAATTTCACTAACCCAAGTCGATATTCTCACAGCCTTTTTACATGGCATTATATCTTTTTTCAGCCCATGTGCGATACCTTTGATTCCTTCATTCATAGCGCTGTTAATCTCAGAAAAAAATATCAAATCCCTTTGGAGGATTCTTGGATTTTTCATCGGACTTTCAGCTACCTTTTCAATCTTGGGAGCTTTGTCAGGCTCGATTGGCGTTCTAATTGATAGACTAACAATGAGATACATAGCTGGTTCTTTAATTCTATTGATGGCAATTCTTTTTTTGTTCCAGATTCAGATCTTCAAAGTCAGATCTTTTAACTTTTATCGTTTCAAGTCAGGTGGTCTTTTTTCAGGAATAATCATAGGCATTGGTATAGGTCTTGTGTGGATTCCGTGCGCGAGTCCTGTTCTCGCATCGATATTGGTAATTGCTTCCACGAAAGGAAATGTTTTGAAAGGCTTGTTGATGCTTTTTGTGTATTCTCTGGGAATATCTATACCGTTTTTGTCGATCGGTGGAATTGTCTCGAGAATCTTCACACGAGTGAGTTTCAAAAAACCGGTATTTGAAAAGGTGCTCAAGTACATCTCGGCTGTCTTACTCTTTGCCATAGGCATACTGGTCTTCACGGGAAGACTCTTTGGATAGAGAGGTGATTGAATGAAAAAATCCATGATTTTCACGATCTTGATTTTCAGTACCTTGATCATGGCTCAATCGATTCTTTTTACCGATCTTGAGATCGCAGTGAATTTGGCAAGGATAGAACAAAAGAAACTCGCAATAGTTTTTACCACACAAACTTGTCCTTACTGTGCAAAGTTGAAAAATGAAACACTGACTGACAAAACTGTGAAAGAGTTAGTACTTGCCAATTACATCTTCGCTGAGGCTTTGTTTGATTACAACAAGAAAACAGCGGCATTTGGCAAACCGATGAGTTATCCCGAACTCTTCTCTGCCTTCCAGGTGAACAGTGTACCTGTCACGTGGTTTTTCACAAGCGAAGCTACGCCATTGGTCTATCTACCGGGTTATGCTCCTGCACAGACCTTTGCACAAGTTCTCAAGTATGTGTATCAGGAATTGACTGAAGATTTCCAACAATACATGAAAAGAAAAGACGATTTTCAAGGAGAGAGAAAAATCATTCCAGTGAATGAAGAGCAAGCCAAATACGTCCTGAAAAACGATCCATATTCAATACAAATAGATAAATTGCCACAGAAAATCGATCCATACAAGGTGTATGTTGTGCAAGAAGAGACCTTGGCTCAACAGCTCTCAAATGCAGGTGTATTCAGAGTACTCCTCGTCGAACAAGATTAGTCAGTTTGAGCCTTTTGTTGTCTCTTTCTTTTTGAGAAATTAAAATAGATTCCCAGGGCAAACACAACCAACGAAAGTACTAATAAAGCCACAAGACCCACCGTGCTCGAAAAGAGTGCGGTGGTCTTTTCTTGATCTTTTGACAGGAAAAAATAAATCCATCCAATAGCCTCAATTGAAAGAATCACAGATGCAGCTAAAAGGCTGAGTATCGCTATAACTGAAGAACTCTTTCTCACGGCAAGAAGTCCAGTAATGATTCCGAAGACTGCACAGATTCCAAGCATTATTACAAACCAATTTTGTTGAATGAACTGATTTGTCTTTGACAAAACATCGAATCTCTTTATCAAAAAGTCTAAAAGATAATAGACCACGCCACCACCCACAAAGAAACCAACTAAGAAGACAAAAACCTTGAAAAGTACATACAACGCTATTGCACATATTATTCCAAGAACAAAGAAAGCCACATATTGGGTCAATTCCGATCCAGTTACCCATTCGCGAAATTTTTCGAATCTGTCGTAGAGCATGGGATAAACCACAAATCCTCCCAAGAGAAAACCGAACAGGCTTACAGAAATCTTTTCCACAAACCTTGCCGCAAAGATCAAAAACACACAGATTGGTATAACTACGTACCAACTTTGCATCAAAAGCCATAGGTATTGATTTGCATTTTCCACCAATTGCTCAAAGGATAGCAAAATAACTCACCCCCATAGTATAATAACACTTGTCATGATAACAAGGAGGTCTTGCCCATGCAAATATCGATGAATGTTTCTTCTATACCCGCATCAAAGACACTTGAGGTGAATGCACTTGCGCAGGAACTCAAGAAAAAGGGTGTCGATGTTGTAAATCTGACGGCGGGTGAGCCTGATTTTCCCACACCCTCTCCCATAGTAGATGCCGCGATAGAGGCTCTCAAAATGGGATTCACAAAATACACAGATTCTTCTGGAATCCCCGAATTGAGAGAAATGATAGCCAAGCATGTCTCAAAGAAATTCAAAGTTCCATGCACAGCCAACCAAGTCGTCGTGAGTAATGGTGGAAAGCAAGCGATTTTCAATGCACTTGCAAGTGTGATAAGCCAGAACGATGAAGTGATCATAATCGATCCATGCTGGGTTAGTTACGAACCAATGGTTCTATTACTTGGCGCAAAGGCCGTCCATGTGAAAACCCAGTTTGAAAAAGAATTCATTCCAAATCCAGAAGAGATAGAGAAATCCATCAGTCCTGCAACAAAGGTTATAATTGTCAATAGCCCGAACAACCCAACTGGTACAGTCTATGATGAAAAAACCCTTTATGAAATATATGAAATTGCAAAAAAGTATGATCTTTTGATCATAAGCGATGAGGTTTATGAACCTTTGGTTTATGATACAGATCATATTTCTCTGTTCAGCATATCCAAGGGTGACAGGACAGTTCTTGTGAATGCCTTTTCAAAATCTCATTCCATGACAGGTTGGAGAATAGGTTACTTAGTAGCTCCAATAGAAATAGCCAGAGCTGCAGCAAAGATCCAAGGACATTTGACTTCTAACATAAACAGCATTACCCAGTACGCTGCCTTAAAAGCCTTCGAAGTCGATACGACCTATATGAAGGACAGATTTAGAAAGAGGAGAGATCTGGTTTGTTCTATGCTCTCTGAATTGAAATTGAATTATCTAAGACCAAAAGGCGCGTTTTATGTTTTGATAGATGTCAGGGAATTTGAACAAGACGATGTGCAATTTTGTATGAAACTTTTGAACGATCAACACGTTGCACTTGTACCTGGATCGGCTTTTAATGCACAAGGCTTTGTGAGACTCTCTTTCGCGACTTCTGAAGATCTACTCAAAAAGGGTATTGATAGGATAGGAAAATTCATAAGAAGGTGAAGATAAGTGATCAAAGAATTTTTGAAAAAGCATTGGTACAGATATCTGCTGGGTATCTTGGTGCTCGTTTTGGTAGATCTATCTCAACTTTTTGTTCCCAAACTCGTTGGTCAGGTTGTTGATCATTTGAAACTGCCCAATCCAAATCAGAGATACATATGGCTCATGATAAGTTGGATAATGGGTATAGCTCTTGGAATGGCTATTTTGAGGTTCTTTTGGAGATATTTCATCATAGGCGCTTCAAGAAGATTTGAATATGTCTCGAGAAATTTTTTGTTTGAAAAGCTCATGTCTTTGACACCTGGATATTTCGACCAAAATCGTAGTGGCGATCTGATGGCAAAGCTCACCAACGATTTGCAAGCCGTGAGAATGGCTTTGGCACAGGGAGTTGTGATGTCAGTTGATGCAACTTTCATGGCTGTTATGACCTTGTTTTTTATGGGTTCAATGGTCAGCTGGCGCCTGACCTGGCTTTCTTGTATTCCTTTACCTGGACTTGCCTTTGTTGCCTTGTTCTTCGGTAGGATGATTCATAAAAGATTCATGGAAGTTCAGAGAGAATATTCTTCTTTGAGTGAACTAACCGAAGAAACCATCTCGGGTGTGAGAATTGTAAAGTCTTTTTCCGCAAATGATAGAATACACCAACTGTTCAACGAAAGATCACAAAGAAATTACCAGGCGGGAATGTCTCTTGCAAAAGTCTCTTCTTTGTTCTTCCCATTGATGACATTTTTTGCAGCTTCATCACAAATACTCGCACTGGGTTTTGGTGGAAAGATGGTTATAAATAACACAGTGACGCTTGGTGAGTTTGTCGCATTCAATTCTTATCTTGGTATGCTCACTTGGCCTATGATGGCTCTTGGCTGGGTGTTGAACATGATTCAAAGGGGTAGGGCGTCCTATCAAAGATTGATGCAAATAGTCAATGAAAAGCCTCAGGTAACAGAGCCAGAAAATCCTACAAAAATAGAGAAGATCGAATATGTCGAATTCAAAAACCTGACCTATCGCTATCCGAACACAGAAAGAGATGTTCTCAAGAATGTGAGCTTCTCTTTCAAAAAGGGTGACATGGTTGGTATAGTTGGAACTGTGGGGAGTGGTAAATCCACATTGGTTAGACTCCTCACGAAATTGTATCCAGTTGAAAGGGGCAAAATATTCATTAACGGTGTCGATATAAACGATATTTCATCAAAAAATATAAGAGAACTCATCGCTTTTGTGCCACAGGAATCTTTTCTTTTTTCAGATCAAATTCAG
The DNA window shown above is from Thermotoga profunda AZM34c06 and carries:
- a CDS encoding thioredoxin family protein — its product is MKKSMIFTILIFSTLIMAQSILFTDLEIAVNLARIEQKKLAIVFTTQTCPYCAKLKNETLTDKTVKELVLANYIFAEALFDYNKKTAAFGKPMSYPELFSAFQVNSVPVTWFFTSEATPLVYLPGYAPAQTFAQVLKYVYQELTEDFQQYMKRKDDFQGERKIIPVNEEQAKYVLKNDPYSIQIDKLPQKIDPYKVYVVQEETLAQQLSNAGVFRVLLVEQD
- a CDS encoding ABC transporter ATP-binding protein — protein: MIKEFLKKHWYRYLLGILVLVLVDLSQLFVPKLVGQVVDHLKLPNPNQRYIWLMISWIMGIALGMAILRFFWRYFIIGASRRFEYVSRNFLFEKLMSLTPGYFDQNRSGDLMAKLTNDLQAVRMALAQGVVMSVDATFMAVMTLFFMGSMVSWRLTWLSCIPLPGLAFVALFFGRMIHKRFMEVQREYSSLSELTEETISGVRIVKSFSANDRIHQLFNERSQRNYQAGMSLAKVSSLFFPLMTFFAASSQILALGFGGKMVINNTVTLGEFVAFNSYLGMLTWPMMALGWVLNMIQRGRASYQRLMQIVNEKPQVTEPENPTKIEKIEYVEFKNLTYRYPNTERDVLKNVSFSFKKGDMVGIVGTVGSGKSTLVRLLTKLYPVERGKIFINGVDINDISSKNIRELIAFVPQESFLFSDQIQKNIAFAQEKIDHEKVVHYAKLASVHDEIEKFSHGYETVVGERGVTLSGGQKQRVTIARALYTQRDLLIFDDCLSAVDPETEEKIIGALRKNYREKTMIVITHRLKVLKDADVIIVLDEGEIVEKGNHEQLMDFDGMYARMFKKQMIEEELECE
- a CDS encoding cytochrome c biogenesis CcdA family protein; this translates as MAISLTQVDILTAFLHGIISFFSPCAIPLIPSFIALLISEKNIKSLWRILGFFIGLSATFSILGALSGSIGVLIDRLTMRYIAGSLILLMAILFLFQIQIFKVRSFNFYRFKSGGLFSGIIIGIGIGLVWIPCASPVLASILVIASTKGNVLKGLLMLFVYSLGISIPFLSIGGIVSRIFTRVSFKKPVFEKVLKYISAVLLFAIGILVFTGRLFG
- the aspC gene encoding aspartate aminotransferase translates to MQISMNVSSIPASKTLEVNALAQELKKKGVDVVNLTAGEPDFPTPSPIVDAAIEALKMGFTKYTDSSGIPELREMIAKHVSKKFKVPCTANQVVVSNGGKQAIFNALASVISQNDEVIIIDPCWVSYEPMVLLLGAKAVHVKTQFEKEFIPNPEEIEKSISPATKVIIVNSPNNPTGTVYDEKTLYEIYEIAKKYDLLIISDEVYEPLVYDTDHISLFSISKGDRTVLVNAFSKSHSMTGWRIGYLVAPIEIARAAAKIQGHLTSNINSITQYAALKAFEVDTTYMKDRFRKRRDLVCSMLSELKLNYLRPKGAFYVLIDVREFEQDDVQFCMKLLNDQHVALVPGSAFNAQGFVRLSFATSEDLLKKGIDRIGKFIRR